The following proteins come from a genomic window of Mammaliicoccus sp. Marseille-Q6498:
- the addB gene encoding helicase-exonuclease AddAB subunit AddB: protein MQLNVWTGRSGTGKTSQMIQQMTEAMIDNPLGHPIIFLTPTQNTFQYEQAFVRNPKLKGSIRTSVFGFERLSWRVLSEEGGLIEQQISDEALAMLTYHLLHTHKQELNLYQSTIQHYGFSHKMMNEIKDFKKYNVTPEDIQHYLESNESISKRMKDKLGDIETIYKALEAQLEGRYVQAEDVLYKLIDKIPDSDYIKQADIYIDGFHNFSTLEYKVIETLVKHSRSVTIGLTTDGSKDPFSLFRKTSETLSHIENIAKDLNITINNNHFTNQERFSNQPDLKHLESEFDALLPNQKDNQSLSIVETSNMREEVQFIAREILRRSREENKAFKDFAILYRDPSYEQLIETVLPHFDIAYNHDAKKKMAYHPFIECLRSMLEVIQTGWKFEPVMRMLKTGILTSHIPNASYLIDILENYAFERGISGKRWTNPEFFTVESFEKLGKKAFKKEDNKFLEEDKRTIQRVIQLKDYVVNQVDILNKALSESNTVEAFTVRLYDVIERFELPTHLMTMRDELEIKHKFEEAEQIDQVWQGTIKIFDDLVEVLGDVSLSLNEYIEILDRGLDELNFSMIPQTLDEVTVGNMDLAKVDNKEVVFLLGMNDGVLPSVSNQILLLTDDEKKELVETSGLELSPTSDILQMDEAFVCYIAMTRAKQDVVFTYSLMSDGGEVREMSPFLKTIQSLFTNLEIESLKTSVENDPIQLMEHEHQSQMHIFQHLNDWLNDEIVNDIWLDAFHAVQDIHHLDHTVQFLTSALTYENDTVQLNAEVSEQLYGDKINASVSRFETYNQCPFKHYVSHGLRLNERSKYQIQSVDIGNIFHQTLKYISDEVNGDFSKLTAQSMTKLINEAIDESLPKIQFDVLHRTAHYRYLKLRIQNILKSTLQAMKYQTGNSKFKAHQFELNFGATSKYELKSTPLATKRNIPIQIRGQIDRLDVYKGRKQDYVSIIDYKSSETGLDLTKVMYGMQMQMFTYLDVVLQNKSKLQLKDEVSPGALLYFHVHEPEIKAATWGEIPDAETIFNQTIEKFKMEGYVNNNSEVIDALDSNLTSQLKSNIVPVARKNNGDLTSYSKALDEDLFYKLIQKNRENFVDTASQIMDGHTEVTPMRYQKKLPCQFCEYKSVCHIDPITDTHQYREIDHTLSKNELINILREEEEEE from the coding sequence ATGCAATTAAATGTATGGACTGGTCGAAGCGGTACCGGGAAAACAAGTCAAATGATTCAACAAATGACTGAGGCAATGATAGATAATCCATTAGGACATCCGATCATATTTTTAACGCCAACACAAAATACTTTTCAATACGAACAAGCATTTGTCCGCAATCCAAAATTAAAAGGCAGTATTCGAACATCGGTATTTGGATTTGAAAGATTAAGTTGGAGAGTATTAAGTGAAGAAGGCGGCTTAATAGAACAACAAATTTCTGATGAAGCATTAGCTATGTTGACCTATCATTTATTACATACACATAAACAAGAATTGAACTTATATCAATCTACTATTCAACATTATGGCTTTAGCCACAAAATGATGAATGAAATAAAAGACTTCAAGAAATATAACGTTACACCAGAAGATATTCAACATTATTTAGAATCCAATGAATCGATATCTAAAAGAATGAAAGACAAATTAGGAGATATTGAAACAATCTATAAAGCGTTAGAAGCGCAACTTGAAGGTCGTTATGTACAAGCTGAAGATGTTTTATACAAATTAATAGACAAAATACCTGATTCAGATTATATCAAACAAGCTGATATATACATTGATGGTTTCCATAACTTTTCAACATTAGAATATAAAGTAATCGAAACACTTGTTAAACATAGCCGTTCTGTGACGATTGGTTTAACGACAGATGGCAGTAAAGATCCTTTTAGCTTGTTTAGAAAAACTTCTGAAACGTTGAGCCATATTGAAAATATCGCAAAAGATTTAAACATAACGATTAACAATAACCATTTTACAAATCAAGAACGTTTTAGCAATCAACCAGACTTAAAACATTTAGAAAGCGAGTTTGATGCATTACTCCCAAATCAAAAAGACAATCAATCTTTAAGTATTGTAGAAACGTCGAATATGCGTGAAGAAGTACAATTTATCGCGCGTGAAATATTGAGACGTTCTAGAGAAGAGAATAAGGCATTTAAAGATTTTGCGATATTATATCGTGACCCAAGTTACGAGCAGTTGATTGAAACGGTATTGCCTCACTTTGATATTGCATACAATCACGACGCTAAAAAGAAAATGGCATATCATCCATTTATTGAATGTTTAAGATCAATGTTAGAAGTTATTCAAACTGGATGGAAATTCGAACCGGTTATGAGAATGTTAAAGACAGGGATACTTACAAGTCATATTCCAAATGCATCATATTTAATAGATATTTTGGAGAACTATGCATTTGAAAGAGGTATATCAGGTAAGAGATGGACGAATCCTGAATTTTTCACAGTAGAATCTTTTGAAAAGTTAGGGAAAAAAGCATTTAAAAAAGAAGATAATAAATTTTTAGAAGAAGATAAAAGAACGATACAACGTGTTATTCAATTGAAAGATTACGTCGTAAATCAAGTAGACATATTAAATAAAGCTTTATCTGAAAGCAATACGGTAGAAGCATTTACTGTTAGATTGTACGACGTTATTGAGAGATTTGAGTTACCGACACATCTTATGACGATGAGAGACGAATTAGAAATTAAACATAAATTTGAAGAAGCGGAACAAATCGACCAAGTTTGGCAAGGCACAATAAAAATATTTGATGATTTAGTAGAAGTACTAGGTGACGTTTCACTTTCACTTAATGAATATATAGAAATATTAGATAGAGGGTTAGATGAACTCAACTTCTCAATGATTCCTCAAACGCTAGATGAAGTGACAGTAGGTAACATGGATTTAGCTAAAGTAGACAATAAAGAAGTCGTGTTCTTATTAGGTATGAATGATGGCGTTCTGCCGAGTGTTTCTAATCAAATATTATTATTAACAGATGACGAGAAAAAAGAACTTGTCGAAACAAGTGGTTTGGAATTAAGTCCGACGAGCGATATTTTACAAATGGATGAAGCGTTTGTTTGTTATATCGCGATGACAAGAGCTAAACAAGATGTTGTATTTACGTATAGTTTAATGTCAGACGGTGGAGAAGTGAGAGAAATGAGCCCATTTCTAAAAACAATCCAATCACTATTTACTAATTTAGAAATAGAGTCTCTCAAAACAAGCGTTGAAAATGATCCAATTCAATTGATGGAACATGAACATCAAAGTCAAATGCACATATTCCAACATTTAAATGATTGGTTAAATGATGAAATAGTAAATGATATATGGTTAGATGCTTTTCATGCAGTACAAGATATCCATCATTTAGATCATACAGTTCAATTTTTAACATCAGCATTAACTTATGAAAATGACACAGTTCAACTGAATGCAGAGGTCTCAGAACAATTATACGGAGACAAAATTAATGCCAGTGTTTCTAGATTTGAAACGTATAATCAATGTCCATTTAAACATTATGTATCACACGGACTACGCTTAAATGAACGTTCAAAATATCAAATTCAAAGTGTCGATATTGGTAATATATTCCACCAAACTTTAAAATACATTTCTGATGAAGTAAACGGTGACTTTAGTAAATTAACTGCTCAATCGATGACGAAATTAATTAATGAAGCCATCGATGAAAGTTTACCTAAAATTCAGTTTGACGTGTTGCATCGTACGGCACATTATCGTTATTTAAAATTAAGAATTCAAAATATACTTAAATCAACGTTACAAGCGATGAAGTACCAAACAGGAAATTCTAAATTTAAAGCACACCAATTTGAGTTAAATTTTGGCGCAACATCAAAGTATGAATTGAAATCAACACCTTTAGCTACAAAGCGCAATATACCGATACAAATAAGAGGACAAATTGACCGATTAGATGTATATAAAGGTAGAAAACAAGACTACGTTTCCATTATCGACTATAAATCATCAGAAACAGGATTGGATTTAACAAAGGTTATGTATGGCATGCAAATGCAAATGTTCACATATTTAGATGTCGTCCTTCAAAATAAATCTAAATTACAACTGAAAGATGAAGTGTCACCGGGTGCGTTATTATACTTCCATGTACATGAGCCTGAAATTAAAGCGGCTACGTGGGGCGAAATACCTGATGCAGAAACGATTTTTAATCAAACCATTGAAAAGTTCAAAATGGAAGGTTACGTCAATAACAACTCAGAGGTCATTGATGCGCTAGATAGCAATTTAACGAGCCAATTAAAATCAAATATTGTACCTGTTGCAAGAAAGAATAATGGTGATTTAACGAGTTATAGTAAAGCATTAGATGAAGATTTATTTTATAAATTAATACAAAAAAATAGAGAGAATTTTGTCGATACAGCTTCTCAAATTATGGATGGTCATACAGAAGTGACACCAATGAGGTATCAAAAGAAATTGCCGTGCCAATTTTGTGAATATAAATCTGTTTGTCATATTGATCCGATTACAGATACACATCAATATAGAGAAATTGATCACACTTTAAGCAAAAATGAACTTATAAACATATTAAGAGAGGAGGAAGAGGAAGAATGA
- a CDS encoding TVP38/TMEM64 family protein: MVYQDIINWFSEENITNLIETFRSFGIFIAFLLPFVEAFIPFLPIILFVFANVNAYGLFFGFLLSWAGTVSGSYLVFIILRLISKKPFMKKVVEQPKVVKFINWIDEHGFGPLFILLCFPFTPGALVNMVSAFSNIRKQVYLLALVLSKAIMIFTLSFIGADINSFFASPKKSIIVIVIIFVLWLVGKALEKYFDSRLKNRS, translated from the coding sequence ATGGTATATCAAGATATTATAAATTGGTTTAGTGAAGAGAATATTACGAATTTAATTGAAACATTTAGATCGTTCGGGATATTTATAGCATTTTTACTACCTTTTGTTGAAGCGTTTATTCCGTTTTTACCAATTATTTTATTTGTTTTTGCAAATGTGAATGCATACGGACTATTTTTTGGATTTCTTTTATCGTGGGCTGGTACTGTTTCCGGAAGTTATCTTGTATTTATCATATTAAGGTTGATTTCTAAAAAACCGTTCATGAAAAAAGTGGTCGAACAGCCGAAAGTTGTGAAGTTCATTAATTGGATTGATGAGCATGGTTTTGGTCCGCTATTTATTTTATTATGTTTTCCGTTTACGCCGGGTGCTTTAGTAAATATGGTGAGTGCATTTTCAAATATTAGGAAGCAAGTTTATTTACTCGCATTGGTTTTATCAAAAGCTATTATGATATTTACATTGAGTTTTATTGGTGCAGATATAAATTCCTTTTTTGCAAGTCCTAAAAAGAGTATAATAGTAATCGTGATTATCTTTGTGCTATGGTTAGTTGGTAAAGCGTTAGAAAAATACTTCGATAGTCGCTTAAAAAATAGGAGTTAA
- the lepB gene encoding signal peptidase I, giving the protein MKKIFEWFIAILIALLLLFVVRTFLFIGYVVDGDSMKPTFQDKDRVIVNKLVKNFGQIDNGDVIVFHANKDHDFIKRVIGLPGDSVEMKNNKLYINGTQVKESYLKENETTSDFSSRTIQGSKSDVIPNGEYLVLGDNRNNSRDSREIGFVHEKDIVGKVNLRYFPFDQIDINFDK; this is encoded by the coding sequence ATGAAAAAAATATTTGAATGGTTCATTGCAATTTTAATAGCATTACTCTTATTATTTGTTGTAAGAACATTTCTGTTTATAGGTTATGTTGTAGATGGAGATTCTATGAAACCAACTTTTCAAGATAAAGACAGAGTGATTGTTAATAAACTTGTTAAGAACTTTGGACAGATAGATAATGGAGATGTTATTGTTTTTCATGCGAATAAAGATCATGACTTTATCAAAAGGGTTATCGGATTACCAGGCGACTCTGTTGAAATGAAAAATAATAAATTGTATATTAATGGTACTCAAGTGAAAGAAAGTTATTTGAAAGAAAATGAAACAACTTCAGATTTTAGTTCTAGAACGATTCAAGGTTCTAAAAGCGATGTCATTCCTAACGGTGAATATTTAGTTTTAGGTGATAATCGTAACAATAGTAGAGATTCAAGAGAAATCGGATTTGTACATGAGAAAGACATTGTTGGAAAGGTCAATTTAAGATATTTCCCATTTGACCAAATAGATATAAATTTCGATAAATAA
- the addA gene encoding helicase-exonuclease AddAB subunit AddA: MTTLPVKPTDAQWTDDQWKAIYSEGQDTLVAAAAGSGKTAVLVERIIQKIMRNQQDVNRLLVVTFTNASAREMKARVNAAIQQESLKHPEDEHLKSQRIKIHQAQISTLHSFCLSLIKAHYDEIDIDPNFRTANEVEGIVLLEQAIDDTLEAYYDKNDKAFLELVEHLSNDRSDSPLRSTLMNLYRFSIAHAKPFDWLDTLDQPYKDISEEHPYFKMMDELINRKLNSAKNALYQSIDCYQHLVDVEKHMAYLEGERVWIDQILNGSKDLASIQQDLPSKKIPINSAKIKKENEGDEQLLVLGKGYHTDYLNNLKALSEGYLSRQREDLIQDMQLMHPRVDMLARITKDIILYFRKLKKDKRIIDFSDYEHLALQILTNDEGEPSEIALQYREHFDEILVDEYQDTNRVQEAIISCIKRGDESDGNLFMVGDVKQSIYKFRQAEPELFIEKYKRFNTQGEGTGKVIDLSKNFRSRKEVLHNTNYIFSHMMDETVGEIEYNDEAKLYYGADYDDQKTPLEMDILVEETFDEEDNNLLEAKHIVQKVQDILENKRVYDRKTKSYRPATFKDIVILERSYGNALNLQQEFKNANVPFYVESKKGYFEQNEIRLMLSFLRVIDNPLQDKYLVGLMRSIAFQFKEDELAEIRNKAPQEIYYFDSIQKYINHREADTQLVEKLNQFLNQLKSYQTYSKSVPVWQLLDQIYNDYYLISYFSGLTGGVQRRQNLYGLLNKAIQFEASSLRGIFQFIRFIDELIERGQDFGQESVIGPNDDVVRMMTIHSSKGLEFPFVIYSGISRMFNRGDLRNHVILNNRYGLALSYFDVENEITFPTIASIIFKNINETEMISEEMRLIYVALTRAKESLYLIGRVKNDKALDNIGLVQSDKFEILDPEYRVNAKSPFDLISTILAKSKNYGLSNAILFKSNRDESFNINIIKDEEVIESDETANEQPTMTSLLNYKPSNKKQDILNRISYEYPNKTLLNIAAKQSVSEIKRQRETEEAGTDYKIVRQYQVGTKSYDRPKFLSNNKRESNEIGTLMHAVMQHLPLVDGGLNEEQLVKLVNSLVEKDILPSDALEDLQLNLIVEFMKSDLYSRLVHADEVLREVPFVVGQNDIDDTVSFNITDSDNKPIIQGMIDCIFIEGDKVSFIDYKTDAFIVRRGKSIEEVAESMKKKYEVQMQYYQSTLETILQKPVEGYLYFFQYGTKHIKENN; the protein is encoded by the coding sequence ATGACGACATTACCAGTAAAACCTACAGACGCACAATGGACAGATGATCAATGGAAAGCAATCTATTCAGAAGGTCAAGACACACTAGTAGCAGCGGCAGCAGGAAGCGGTAAAACGGCTGTGTTAGTAGAACGAATTATTCAAAAAATTATGCGTAATCAACAAGATGTTAATAGATTACTCGTTGTCACTTTTACGAATGCAAGTGCTAGAGAAATGAAAGCGAGAGTAAACGCTGCAATTCAACAAGAAAGTTTAAAACATCCTGAAGATGAACATTTAAAGTCTCAAAGAATAAAAATTCATCAAGCACAAATATCAACGTTACATAGCTTTTGTTTATCATTAATAAAAGCTCATTACGATGAGATTGATATAGATCCTAATTTTAGAACAGCTAATGAAGTTGAAGGAATCGTACTTTTAGAGCAAGCGATTGACGATACTTTAGAAGCTTATTATGACAAGAATGATAAGGCATTTTTAGAATTAGTTGAGCATTTATCCAATGACCGTTCAGACAGTCCGTTAAGAAGCACTTTAATGAATTTGTATCGATTTAGTATTGCACATGCGAAGCCGTTTGATTGGTTAGATACGCTTGATCAACCGTATAAAGATATTAGTGAAGAACACCCATATTTTAAAATGATGGATGAATTAATTAATAGAAAGCTAAATAGTGCAAAAAATGCTTTGTATCAGTCAATTGATTGTTACCAGCATTTAGTAGATGTTGAAAAACATATGGCTTATTTAGAAGGAGAGCGTGTATGGATTGATCAAATATTGAATGGCTCTAAAGATTTGGCTTCCATTCAGCAAGATCTTCCTTCTAAAAAAATACCTATAAACAGTGCGAAAATTAAAAAAGAAAACGAAGGCGACGAACAATTATTAGTGCTTGGTAAAGGGTATCATACAGATTATTTAAATAATCTCAAAGCGTTAAGTGAAGGGTATTTAAGTCGTCAAAGAGAAGATTTAATTCAAGATATGCAATTGATGCACCCTAGAGTAGATATGCTTGCTCGAATTACGAAAGATATTATTTTATATTTTAGAAAGCTAAAAAAAGACAAACGCATTATCGATTTTTCAGATTATGAACATTTAGCATTACAAATTTTAACGAATGATGAAGGAGAACCTTCTGAAATTGCGTTACAATACCGTGAGCATTTTGATGAAATACTGGTTGATGAATATCAAGATACGAATAGAGTTCAAGAAGCCATTATAAGTTGCATTAAACGAGGCGATGAATCAGATGGCAACTTGTTTATGGTTGGCGATGTGAAACAATCTATATATAAATTTAGACAAGCAGAACCTGAATTATTCATCGAAAAATATAAACGCTTTAACACACAAGGTGAAGGTACTGGTAAAGTAATCGATTTATCAAAAAACTTCAGATCTAGAAAAGAAGTGTTACATAATACGAATTATATTTTTTCACATATGATGGACGAAACAGTTGGTGAAATTGAATATAATGATGAAGCGAAATTATATTATGGAGCGGATTATGACGATCAAAAGACACCGCTAGAAATGGATATTCTCGTTGAAGAAACGTTTGATGAAGAAGATAATAACTTATTAGAAGCAAAACATATCGTTCAAAAAGTGCAAGACATACTAGAAAACAAAAGAGTATACGACAGAAAAACGAAGTCTTATAGACCAGCAACTTTTAAAGATATCGTGATTTTAGAAAGAAGTTATGGCAATGCTTTAAATTTACAACAAGAGTTTAAAAATGCGAATGTGCCTTTTTATGTGGAATCTAAAAAAGGTTACTTTGAACAAAATGAAATTAGGTTGATGCTATCATTTTTAAGAGTGATCGATAATCCTTTGCAAGATAAGTATTTAGTAGGGTTAATGCGCTCAATCGCATTCCAATTTAAAGAAGATGAATTAGCAGAAATTAGAAATAAAGCGCCACAAGAAATATATTATTTCGATTCAATTCAAAAATATATTAACCATAGAGAAGCGGATACGCAACTTGTTGAAAAGTTAAATCAGTTTCTTAACCAATTGAAATCATATCAAACTTATAGTAAGTCTGTACCAGTTTGGCAATTGCTTGATCAAATTTACAATGATTATTATTTGATTTCATATTTCAGTGGATTAACAGGTGGCGTGCAACGAAGACAAAACTTATACGGACTACTTAATAAAGCGATTCAATTTGAAGCATCAAGTTTAAGAGGTATTTTCCAATTTATAAGATTTATAGATGAGCTTATTGAAAGAGGACAAGACTTTGGCCAAGAAAGTGTCATCGGGCCTAATGATGATGTTGTCAGAATGATGACGATTCATAGTAGTAAAGGGCTAGAATTTCCTTTCGTTATATATTCAGGTATTTCACGCATGTTTAATCGTGGTGATTTAAGAAATCATGTTATTTTGAACAATCGTTACGGTTTAGCGTTGTCGTATTTTGATGTTGAAAATGAAATTACGTTTCCAACTATAGCGTCTATTATTTTTAAAAATATCAATGAAACAGAAATGATTTCTGAAGAAATGAGATTAATTTACGTTGCTTTAACGAGAGCTAAAGAGTCTTTATATTTAATTGGACGTGTAAAAAATGATAAAGCGTTGGATAATATAGGGTTAGTTCAATCAGACAAGTTTGAAATACTCGATCCTGAATATCGTGTGAATGCGAAGTCGCCATTTGATTTAATTTCGACTATACTCGCGAAATCGAAAAATTACGGATTATCAAACGCCATTTTGTTTAAATCTAATAGAGATGAATCATTTAATATCAATATTATTAAAGATGAAGAAGTGATAGAGAGTGATGAAACAGCCAATGAGCAACCAACGATGACGTCGTTATTAAATTACAAACCATCTAATAAAAAGCAGGACATACTCAATCGCATTTCATATGAATATCCTAATAAAACGTTGTTAAATATTGCTGCAAAACAATCAGTTTCAGAAATTAAAAGACAAAGAGAAACGGAAGAAGCAGGGACAGACTACAAGATTGTAAGACAATACCAAGTTGGTACAAAGTCTTATGATCGTCCTAAATTTTTATCGAATAATAAAAGAGAAAGTAATGAAATCGGTACTTTAATGCATGCCGTTATGCAGCATTTACCTTTAGTAGATGGTGGTTTAAATGAGGAACAATTAGTTAAACTTGTTAATTCATTAGTAGAAAAAGATATTTTACCAAGTGATGCTTTAGAAGATTTACAGTTAAATCTAATCGTGGAATTTATGAAATCAGATTTATATAGTAGGTTAGTTCATGCTGATGAAGTACTTCGAGAAGTACCATTTGTAGTAGGTCAAAACGACATAGATGATACGGTATCATTCAATATTACTGACAGTGACAATAAGCCTATTATTCAAGGAATGATTGACTGCATATTTATCGAAGGTGATAAAGTTTCATTCATTGATTACAAAACAGATGCATTTATCGTTCGTAGAGGTAAATCAATAGAAGAAGTAGCAGAATCAATGAAGAAAAAATATGAAGTACAAATGCAATATTATCAAAGTACTTTAGAAACCATATTACAAAAGCCGGTTGAAGGATATTTATATTTCTTTCAATATGGAACGAAACATATCAAGGAGAATAATTAA
- a CDS encoding nuclease-related domain-containing protein translates to MNLHKPILIDYVEALRDRTETISEQLEEQYNLLKQGYEGEEKFSRILNTFEVAWWIHDLQLKNSNQIQYDVLVVTDEEIIQFEVKNFTGDYYYENHKLYRSSGYVAKDLLNQFEVSNEALKKIVKQYKINRKVKSYIVFINPTFTLHGDLRKRVNILLVSELYKLKDMLSDNFKYEENKRIYEKLQSLHQPFLTSHKYFEKVEFSKVRGGIRCTNCHKIMNPENMYNVRKYITCARCNSVHLRNDLIIHALKELYLLKEAPFSIGEAEKWTGVSNSALKRILYGYFQRIGKCKSTKYIYTGGKNKIRSDK, encoded by the coding sequence ATGAATTTGCATAAGCCGATATTAATCGACTATGTTGAGGCGTTAAGAGATAGAACAGAAACGATCTCTGAACAATTAGAAGAACAATACAATTTATTAAAACAAGGTTATGAAGGAGAGGAAAAATTTTCGAGAATATTGAATACTTTTGAAGTAGCTTGGTGGATACACGACTTACAATTGAAAAATAGTAATCAAATTCAGTATGATGTTTTGGTGGTTACCGATGAAGAAATTATACAGTTTGAGGTTAAGAATTTTACTGGAGATTATTATTATGAAAATCATAAACTTTACAGAAGTTCAGGTTATGTCGCTAAAGATTTGTTGAATCAATTCGAAGTGTCCAATGAAGCGCTGAAGAAAATCGTTAAGCAATACAAAATAAATAGAAAAGTAAAAAGCTATATCGTGTTTATTAATCCGACTTTTACTTTACACGGTGACTTAAGAAAAAGAGTGAATATATTATTGGTCAGTGAATTATACAAATTGAAAGATATGTTATCAGATAACTTTAAATATGAAGAAAATAAACGAATATATGAAAAGTTGCAGTCTTTACACCAACCATTTTTAACAAGTCACAAATATTTTGAGAAAGTAGAATTTTCTAAAGTCCGCGGTGGTATAAGATGTACCAATTGTCACAAAATCATGAATCCAGAAAACATGTATAACGTACGTAAATATATAACATGCGCACGATGCAACAGTGTCCATTTGCGAAATGATCTTATAATACATGCTTTAAAGGAATTATACTTATTGAAAGAAGCACCATTTTCAATAGGAGAAGCGGAGAAGTGGACCGGTGTATCAAACAGTGCACTTAAGAGAATACTATATGGCTATTTCCAAAGAATCGGTAAATGTAAAAGTACTAAATATATTTATACAGGTGGTAAGAATAAAATACGGTCTGATAAATAA
- the lepB gene encoding signal peptidase I → MKKELLEWVVAIAVAVVCVLLIQKFLFQTYTVSGDSMYPTLKNSEKVIVNKIGYKVGNIDNGDVLVFHANANDDYVKRVIGKPGDTVKYENDQLYVNGKKVPEEYLKPNKINKSRDLLTENFQTKELPNSNGTNKIPKGEYLVLGDNREVSKDSRSFGLIKEDKIVGEVALRFWPINQFHYNFDPASN, encoded by the coding sequence TTGAAAAAAGAATTATTAGAGTGGGTTGTGGCAATTGCAGTAGCTGTTGTATGTGTACTTTTAATACAAAAGTTCTTGTTCCAAACTTACACAGTATCTGGGGACTCTATGTACCCAACTTTAAAGAACAGTGAGAAAGTGATCGTTAACAAAATTGGTTATAAAGTCGGAAATATAGACAATGGAGATGTACTCGTGTTCCATGCTAATGCTAATGATGACTATGTAAAACGTGTTATAGGTAAACCTGGAGACACAGTTAAATATGAAAATGATCAACTTTATGTTAATGGTAAGAAAGTACCTGAAGAGTATTTGAAACCAAATAAAATAAATAAATCACGTGACTTACTAACTGAGAATTTCCAAACGAAAGAACTTCCTAATTCAAACGGTACAAATAAAATACCTAAAGGCGAATACCTCGTATTAGGAGATAACCGTGAAGTAAGTAAAGATAGCCGTTCATTCGGTCTTATCAAAGAAGATAAAATTGTAGGTGAAGTGGCATTAAGATTCTGGCCTATAAACCAATTCCATTACAATTTTGATCCAGCTTCAAATTAA